In Methanothermus fervidus DSM 2088, a single genomic region encodes these proteins:
- a CDS encoding F420-non-reducing hydrogenase subunit A (COGs: COG3259 Coenzyme F420-reducing hydrogenase alpha subunit~InterPro IPR018194: IPR001501~KEGG: mth:MTH1134 methyl viologen-reducing hydrogenase, alpha subunit~PFAM: nickel-dependent hydrogenase large subunit~SPTR: Q49179 F420-non-reducing hydrogenase subunit A~PFAM: Nickel-dependent hydrogenase), with translation MEKLVLEPVTRIEGHAKITVQLDEEGNVKDTRFHVMEFRGFEKFLQGRRIEEAPRIVPRICGICQVQHHLASAKAVDACFGFEPEDIPETAYKMREIMNWASYVHSHGLHFYFLAAPDFIGGKDRETRNIFKIIQDSPDVAKQAIELRKNAQDIVAATGGRAIHPVSFIPGGITTELDKETQEKLLKKAKRNVEIAESTLELAIPIFEDNMDLVESLGTIETYHMGLVKNGTWDVYDGVVRVKDKNGENFAEFGPDEYTKYIAEHVKPYSWLKFPYLKELGYPDGVYRVSPLSRLNVADKMPDAAPKAQEYFKEFRNKFGYAQQPLLYHWARLIEMLAAAECMASVLEEDLSGKKIHGKLERQEGEGVGIVEAPRGTLIHHYACDKNGIITKANLIVATVQNNPAMEMGIQKVAKERIKPGVDVDDKIYNLMEMVIRAYDPCLSCATHTVDGKVKLFTLEVLDSEGNVVKRL, from the coding sequence ATGGAAAAACTTGTACTTGAACCCGTCACTCGTATTGAAGGCCATGCAAAAATTACTGTACAGTTAGATGAAGAAGGAAATGTTAAAGATACCAGATTTCATGTGATGGAATTTAGAGGATTTGAAAAATTCTTGCAAGGTAGGAGGATAGAAGAAGCTCCAAGAATAGTTCCTAGAATATGTGGTATATGTCAGGTCCAACACCATTTAGCTAGTGCAAAAGCTGTTGATGCATGCTTTGGATTTGAACCAGAAGATATTCCTGAGACTGCATACAAGATGAGAGAAATAATGAATTGGGCCTCATATGTTCATTCACATGGTTTACATTTCTATTTCTTGGCCGCACCTGATTTTATAGGCGGTAAAGACAGAGAAACTAGAAATATATTTAAAATAATACAAGATTCTCCAGATGTTGCAAAACAGGCTATAGAATTACGAAAAAATGCACAGGACATTGTAGCTGCAACAGGTGGCAGAGCTATCCACCCAGTTAGTTTTATACCAGGAGGAATCACTACAGAACTGGACAAAGAAACTCAGGAAAAATTATTAAAGAAGGCTAAAAGGAATGTAGAAATTGCAGAGTCAACACTTGAATTAGCAATTCCTATATTTGAAGATAATATGGATCTTGTGGAATCATTAGGAACAATAGAAACTTACCATATGGGTTTAGTGAAGAATGGTACATGGGATGTATATGATGGAGTTGTGAGGGTAAAAGATAAAAATGGAGAAAATTTTGCAGAATTTGGACCAGATGAATATACAAAATACATTGCTGAACATGTAAAACCATATTCCTGGCTTAAATTCCCATATCTCAAAGAATTAGGATATCCTGATGGCGTATACAGAGTTTCACCACTTTCAAGACTTAACGTAGCTGACAAGATGCCAGACGCTGCTCCAAAAGCCCAAGAATATTTCAAAGAATTTAGAAATAAATTTGGATATGCACAACAACCTTTACTTTACCACTGGGCAAGATTAATAGAAATGTTAGCAGCGGCAGAATGCATGGCCAGTGTTCTTGAAGAAGATTTATCAGGCAAAAAAATCCACGGAAAACTTGAAAGACAAGAAGGTGAAGGTGTAGGTATCGTAGAGGCTCCTAGAGGAACTCTAATTCACCACTATGCATGCGACAAAAATGGTATTATAACCAAAGCTAATTTGATTGTAGCTACAGTGCAAAATAATCCTGCTATGGAGATGGGAATACAAAAAGTTGCAAAGGAACGTATAAAACCAGGTGTAGACGTAGATGATAAAATCTACAATTTAATGGAGATGGTAATCAGGGCTTATGATCCATGTCTATCTTGTGCTACACACACAGTAGATGGAAAAGTAAAATTATTTACATTGGAGGTTCTTGACAGTGAGGGCAATGTTGTAAAGAGACTATGA
- a CDS encoding F420-non-reducing hydrogenase subunit G (COGs: COG1941 Coenzyme F420-reducing hydrogenase gamma subunit~InterPro IPR006137~KEGG: mth:MTH1135 methyl viologen-reducing hydrogenase, gamma subunit~PFAM: NADH ubiquinone oxidoreductase 20 kDa subunit~SPTR: Q50782 F420-non-reducing hydrogenase subunit G~PFAM: NADH ubiquinone oxidoreductase, 20 Kd subunit): protein MAEKKVKIGTMWLCGCSGCHISITDFHEKLLDLLEVADIKFSPVLMDVKYDEIPDLDVVIIEGGIANDENREFAELLREKSDILVAYGTCAVYGGIPGLRNLWRKEKVIEEAYINSPSTPNPDEVIPSEEVPHLEERVKPISEVVDVDLEIPGCPPKSDFAAEVLMKALNGEKVELPTTNLCEECEREKPPEGLAMDFIKRQFEIGEPEKDLCLIAQGLVCMGPATTSICGAQCPKVGIPCQGCYGPTKAVEDQGAKMISAIASDFGVEKDKTVDPEKVAEQLDDIVGTFYTYTLPASLIPMRVHKGGK, encoded by the coding sequence TTGGCAGAAAAAAAGGTTAAAATAGGAACTATGTGGTTATGTGGATGCTCTGGATGTCATATCTCAATAACAGATTTTCACGAAAAATTATTAGATCTCCTAGAAGTTGCTGATATTAAATTTTCTCCTGTATTAATGGATGTAAAGTACGACGAAATACCTGATTTAGATGTTGTAATAATTGAGGGCGGAATAGCAAACGATGAAAATAGAGAATTTGCAGAATTGTTAAGGGAGAAATCTGATATTTTAGTTGCTTATGGTACATGTGCTGTCTATGGCGGCATACCTGGTCTAAGAAATCTATGGAGAAAAGAGAAAGTGATAGAAGAGGCTTATATAAATTCACCCAGTACTCCAAACCCTGATGAAGTAATACCTTCTGAAGAAGTTCCACATTTAGAAGAAAGAGTAAAACCAATAAGTGAAGTAGTTGATGTAGATTTGGAGATCCCTGGCTGTCCACCTAAATCTGACTTCGCTGCTGAAGTATTGATGAAAGCTTTAAATGGTGAAAAGGTGGAGTTACCTACAACAAATCTATGTGAAGAATGTGAAAGAGAAAAACCTCCTGAAGGATTAGCAATGGACTTCATAAAAAGACAATTTGAGATTGGCGAACCTGAAAAAGATTTATGTTTAATAGCACAAGGACTTGTTTGTATGGGGCCTGCAACAACTTCAATATGTGGTGCACAATGTCCTAAAGTAGGTATACCATGTCAAGGTTGTTATGGCCCAACTAAAGCAGTTGAAGATCAGGGTGCAAAAATGATAAGTGCGATTGCTTCAGATTTCGGAGTTGAAAAAGATAAAACTGTAGATCCTGAAAAAGTTGCTGAACAACTTGATGATATTGTAGGAACTTTCTACACCTACACATTACCAGCATCTTTAATTCCTATGAGAGTCCATAAAGGAGGGAAATAA
- a CDS encoding 4Fe-4S ferredoxin iron-sulfur binding domain protein (InterPro IPR017900: IPR001080: IPR017896: IPR001450~KEGG: mth:MTH1133 polyferredoxin (MvhB)~PFAM: 4Fe-4S ferredoxin iron-sulfur binding domain protein~SPTR: Q49180 Polyferredoxin protein mvhB~PFAM: 4Fe-4S binding domain) has product MIVINKEDCIRCGACQGVCPTGAISVKPEDVIYCDMCGGEPKCVEACPNDALRHEDITLEGGIKKKKITYSPEKCDKCGECVKVCPPGILKLVNDGKASRVPLEGFCVLCQQCVNVCPIEVIGIEGVKEPARVEIKIDKPIYIVDCVGCGLCVPECPVNAITLPKYGESIEIDEEKCIKCGICAQTCPWNSVYISGKKPQKRSRTIENFTLDKEECIGCNTCVEICPGGFIEPKSDLTVSLPEICPACGLCEKLCPTDAIELEVKLGPAKPVTEEGIVYNDENCKFCGRCALNCPNEAIRVVSPKGRVFPGLKKVDEKESYTICTTCGACTTVCPTGALKLVEVSKKVNGETVKRNRIQYNPSLCDKCGNCVDVCPYGILKLTDDEKLPVKGFCILCEKCIDACRFNALLLK; this is encoded by the coding sequence ATGATAGTTATCAATAAAGAAGATTGTATTAGATGTGGCGCCTGTCAGGGAGTCTGTCCTACAGGTGCAATTAGTGTGAAGCCAGAAGATGTTATATATTGTGATATGTGTGGAGGAGAACCAAAATGCGTTGAAGCATGCCCCAATGACGCATTACGACATGAAGATATTACTTTAGAAGGAGGAATCAAAAAAAAGAAAATAACTTATAGTCCAGAAAAATGTGATAAATGTGGAGAATGTGTAAAAGTATGTCCACCTGGTATTCTAAAACTTGTTAATGATGGAAAAGCAAGTAGAGTTCCTCTAGAGGGGTTTTGTGTTTTATGCCAACAATGTGTCAATGTTTGCCCAATTGAAGTAATAGGAATAGAAGGTGTTAAGGAACCTGCTAGAGTAGAGATCAAAATTGATAAGCCCATATATATTGTAGATTGTGTTGGTTGTGGATTATGTGTACCTGAGTGTCCAGTTAATGCTATTACTTTACCAAAATATGGAGAAAGCATTGAGATTGATGAAGAAAAATGTATCAAATGTGGTATTTGTGCACAAACATGTCCATGGAATTCCGTTTATATATCTGGAAAAAAACCTCAAAAACGTTCCAGAACTATCGAGAATTTTACACTTGATAAAGAGGAGTGTATTGGATGTAATACTTGTGTAGAAATATGCCCAGGAGGATTTATAGAACCAAAATCAGATTTGACAGTTTCATTACCAGAGATTTGTCCAGCATGTGGTCTTTGTGAAAAATTATGTCCAACAGATGCAATTGAATTGGAAGTAAAATTAGGACCAGCTAAACCAGTAACAGAGGAAGGAATTGTGTACAATGACGAAAATTGTAAATTCTGTGGTAGATGTGCACTAAATTGTCCAAATGAGGCTATACGCGTTGTAAGTCCAAAAGGACGTGTATTCCCAGGACTTAAAAAGGTGGATGAAAAGGAATCATATACTATTTGTACAACTTGTGGTGCATGTACAACAGTGTGTCCAACAGGAGCATTAAAACTTGTTGAAGTCAGTAAAAAAGTCAATGGAGAAACTGTTAAGAGGAATAGAATACAGTACAATCCATCTTTATGTGATAAGTGTGGAAATTGTGTTGATGTTTGTCCTTATGGAATATTGAAGTTAACTGATGACGAAAAATTACCAGTGAAAGGATTCTGTATTTTATGTGAGAAATGTATTGATGCATGTAGGTTCAATGCTCTCCTTCTAAAATAA
- a CDS encoding methyl-coenzyme M reductase operon protein D (COGs: COG4055 Methyl coenzyme M reductase subunit D~InterPro IPR003901~KEGG: mth:MTH1131 methyl coenzyme M reductase II, D protein~PFAM: Methyl-coenzyme M reductase, protein D~SPTR: Q49172 Methyl-coenzyme M reductase II operon protein D~TIGRFAM: methyl-coenzyme M reductase operon protein D~PFAM: Methyl-coenzyme M reductase operon protein D~TIGRFAM: methyl-coenzyme M reductase operon protein D) yields the protein MEKMEKVEFIDVKVVPYRLLNPQTVETILNKIYDLDGIVRVLVHGPSIPKEIPYGPAKGIKVNHKDRQVIKVKGEEVELKVKVGEIIVGVLCDDKMDENIGKIEKIMDENLPCSYQMWVGTYTKRDVTVTDWMKYGPKFEKKLDPRYIGLVDPNSKVKENVKLIK from the coding sequence ATGGAAAAAATGGAAAAAGTAGAATTTATTGATGTAAAAGTTGTTCCTTATAGACTACTAAATCCACAAACTGTGGAAACAATTCTAAACAAAATTTATGATTTGGATGGAATAGTTAGAGTTTTGGTTCATGGGCCTTCAATACCTAAAGAAATACCATACGGACCTGCAAAAGGAATAAAAGTTAATCATAAAGATAGACAAGTCATAAAAGTTAAGGGAGAAGAAGTAGAGTTAAAAGTTAAGGTTGGAGAGATAATTGTTGGAGTACTTTGTGATGATAAAATGGATGAAAATATTGGCAAAATTGAAAAGATTATGGATGAAAACTTACCTTGCTCATACCAAATGTGGGTTGGTACATATACAAAGAGAGATGTGACTGTTACTGATTGGATGAAATATGGTCCAAAATTTGAGAAAAAATTAGATCCAAGATATATAGGTCTTGTAGATCCAAATTCAAAGGTCAAAGAAAATGTAAAATTAATAAAATAA
- a CDS encoding F420-non-reducing hydrogenase subunit D (COGs: COG1908 Coenzyme F420-reducing hydrogenase delta subunit~InterPro IPR003813~KEGG: mth:MTH1136 methyl viologen-reducing hydrogenase, delta subunit~PFAM: methyl-viologen-reducing hydrogenase delta subunit~SPTR: Q50781 F420-non-reducing hydrogenase iron-sulfur subunit D~PFAM: Methyl-viologen-reducing hydrogenase, delta subunit): protein MAFEPKIVMFCCNWCSYGGADTAGTARMQYPPNVRIIRVMCSGRVEPQFILKAFREGADGVLVTGCHLGDCHYDAGNYKLDRRMRLVYKLLDEIGIGRERVYHDWISASEGEKFAETVKMMVERIKELGPLNLKKQISES from the coding sequence ATGGCATTTGAACCAAAAATTGTAATGTTTTGTTGTAATTGGTGCTCATACGGAGGCGCTGACACTGCAGGCACTGCAAGAATGCAATATCCCCCAAATGTGAGGATAATTAGGGTTATGTGTTCAGGGAGAGTAGAACCACAGTTTATACTAAAAGCATTTAGAGAAGGAGCTGACGGAGTGCTTGTTACTGGATGTCATCTTGGAGATTGTCATTACGATGCAGGAAATTACAAACTAGATAGAAGAATGAGGCTCGTGTATAAATTGTTGGATGAAATTGGAATTGGAAGAGAAAGAGTGTATCATGATTGGATTTCAGCATCAGAAGGTGAAAAATTTGCAGAAACTGTAAAGATGATGGTCGAAAGAATAAAGGAACTTGGGCCTTTAAATTTAAAAAAACAAATTTCTGAAAGCTAA
- a CDS encoding methyl-coenzyme M reductase, gamma subunit (COGs: COG4057 Methyl coenzyme M reductase gamma subunit~InterPro IPR003178: IPR009024~KEGG: mja:MJ0082 methyl coenzyme M reductase II, subunit gamma (MtrG)~PFAM: Methyl-coenzyme M reductase, gamma subunit~PRIAM: Coenzyme-B sulfoethylthiotransferase~SPTR: Q49173 Methyl-coenzyme M reductase II subunit gamma~TIGRFAM: methyl-coenzyme M reductase, gamma subunit~PFAM: Methyl-coenzyme M reductase gamma subunit~TIGRFAM: methyl-coenzyme M reductase, gamma subunit), producing the protein MAYEPQFNPGETKIAENRRKHMNPNYELKKLREIADEDIVRVLGHRSPGESFKTVHPPLEEMDFEEDPMKDIVEPIEGAKQGTRIRYIQFADSMYNAPAQPYDRARTYMWRFRGVDTGTLSGRQVIEMRELDLEKVSKILLETEIFDPARCGIRGATVHGHSLRFDENGLMFDALQRYIYDEDSGHVVYVKDQVGRPLDQPVDMGEPLPEDELKEITTIYRKDNIGMREDEELLEVVNKIHEARTIGGFGMEVFKKDLNKRLGGANE; encoded by the coding sequence ATGGCATATGAACCTCAATTCAATCCTGGAGAAACCAAAATAGCTGAAAATAGAAGAAAACACATGAATCCCAATTATGAATTAAAAAAATTGCGTGAAATTGCTGATGAAGACATTGTAAGAGTATTAGGACATAGATCACCAGGTGAAAGCTTTAAAACTGTACATCCTCCATTAGAAGAAATGGATTTTGAAGAAGATCCCATGAAGGACATTGTTGAGCCAATAGAAGGTGCAAAACAAGGTACAAGAATTAGATATATACAATTTGCTGACTCCATGTATAATGCTCCTGCACAACCTTATGACAGAGCTAGGACATACATGTGGAGATTCAGAGGTGTGGACACTGGAACATTGTCAGGAAGACAAGTTATTGAGATGAGGGAGTTAGACCTTGAAAAGGTTTCAAAAATCCTTTTAGAAACAGAAATTTTTGATCCAGCAAGATGTGGAATAAGAGGAGCAACAGTGCATGGACATTCTTTAAGGTTTGATGAAAATGGTCTGATGTTTGATGCATTGCAAAGATATATTTATGATGAAGATTCAGGTCATGTCGTTTATGTCAAAGATCAAGTTGGAAGACCCTTAGATCAACCTGTTGATATGGGAGAACCATTACCTGAAGATGAACTTAAAGAAATAACAACGATTTACAGAAAAGACAATATTGGAATGAGAGAAGATGAAGAGTTACTGGAAGTTGTAAATAAGATCCATGAAGCAAGAACCATTGGCGGATTCGGCATGGAAGTATTTAAAAAAGATTTAAATAAAAGATTAGGTGGTGCTAATGAATAA
- a CDS encoding methyl-coenzyme M reductase, beta subunit (COGs: COG4054 Methyl coenzyme M reductase beta subunit~InterPro IPR003179: IPR009024: IPR008924~KEGG: mth:MTH1132 methyl coenzyme M reductase II, beta subunit~PFAM: Methyl-coenzyme M reductase, beta subunit~PRIAM: Coenzyme-B sulfoethylthiotransferase~SPTR: Q49171 Methyl-coenzyme M reductase II subunit beta~TIGRFAM: methyl-coenzyme M reductase, beta subunit~PFAM: Methyl-coenzyme M reductase beta subunit, C-terminal domain; Methyl-coenzyme M reductase beta subunit, N-terminal domain~TIGRFAM: methyl-coenzyme M reductase, beta subunit) — protein MAIYEDKIDLYDANGKLLDENVPLEAISPLKNPTIGKIVNDVKRSVAVNLAGIENSLKKAALGGKANFIPGRELDLDIVENAEIIAEKIKKMVQVDENDDTNVKMINNGQQLLVQVPTIRIERAADYTVSTLVAGAATIQAIIDTFDVDMFDASTVKTAVLGRYPQTVDFTGANVAAMLSPPVLLEGLGYGLRNILTNHIVATTKKNTLNAAALSSILEQTAMFETGDAVGAFERLHLLGLAYQGLNADNLVYDLVKENKKGTVGTVIASLVERAIEDKVIKVSKEMPSGFRVYEPIDWALWNAYAAAGLLAATIVNIGAARAAQGVASTVLYYNDILEYETGLPGVDFGRAEGTAVGFSFFSHSIYGGGGPGIFHGNHVVTRHSKGFALPCVAAAMSLDAGTQMFSPERTSGLVGQVYSEIDYFREPIKYVAEGAAKIKNKI, from the coding sequence ATGGCAATTTATGAAGACAAAATAGATTTGTACGATGCTAACGGAAAATTGTTAGATGAAAACGTACCATTAGAAGCAATAAGTCCTCTAAAAAATCCAACTATTGGGAAAATTGTTAACGATGTAAAAAGATCAGTGGCTGTTAATTTAGCAGGTATAGAAAACAGTCTTAAAAAAGCAGCATTAGGTGGAAAAGCTAATTTTATTCCTGGTAGGGAATTAGATTTAGACATTGTAGAAAATGCTGAGATAATCGCAGAAAAAATTAAAAAAATGGTTCAAGTTGATGAAAACGATGACACAAACGTTAAAATGATAAATAATGGGCAACAATTACTTGTACAAGTTCCAACCATAAGAATTGAAAGAGCTGCAGATTACACCGTTTCCACATTGGTTGCAGGCGCTGCAACAATTCAAGCAATAATAGATACATTTGATGTAGACATGTTTGATGCAAGTACTGTAAAAACAGCTGTGCTCGGACGATATCCACAAACTGTAGATTTCACTGGTGCAAATGTTGCAGCAATGTTAAGTCCTCCTGTACTTCTAGAAGGTCTTGGATATGGATTAAGAAATATTTTAACAAATCACATAGTTGCAACTACAAAGAAAAATACATTAAATGCAGCTGCACTATCATCAATATTAGAACAAACTGCAATGTTTGAAACTGGGGACGCTGTTGGAGCATTTGAAAGATTGCATTTACTTGGTCTAGCATATCAAGGCTTAAACGCTGATAATTTGGTATATGATTTAGTTAAAGAAAATAAAAAAGGAACTGTTGGAACTGTAATAGCTTCTCTTGTTGAAAGAGCCATAGAAGATAAAGTAATAAAAGTAAGCAAAGAAATGCCATCAGGCTTTAGAGTTTATGAACCTATTGATTGGGCATTATGGAATGCATATGCTGCAGCTGGATTATTAGCAGCCACAATAGTTAATATAGGCGCTGCAAGGGCAGCTCAGGGTGTAGCATCAACAGTTCTTTACTACAATGATATTTTAGAATATGAAACTGGCCTGCCTGGCGTTGATTTTGGAAGGGCAGAAGGTACAGCTGTAGGTTTCTCATTCTTCAGTCACTCAATCTATGGTGGTGGAGGACCTGGAATATTCCATGGAAACCATGTTGTGACAAGGCATAGTAAAGGATTTGCATTGCCTTGTGTTGCCGCTGCAATGTCTTTAGATGCTGGAACACAAATGTTTTCACCTGAAAGAACTTCAGGACTCGTTGGACAAGTTTATAGTGAAATAGACTATTTCAGAGAACCAATTAAATATGTAGCTGAAGGGGCTGCAAAAATTAAAAATAAAATCTGA
- a CDS encoding molybdopterin oxidoreductase Fe4S4 region (COGs: COG0243 Anaerobic dehydrogenase typically selenocysteine-containing~InterPro IPR006655: IPR006963: IPR006656~KEGG: mja:MJ0006 formate dehydrogenase, alpha subunit~PFAM: molybdopterin oxidoreductase Fe4S4 region; molybdopterin oxidoreductase~SPTR: Q60314 Uncharacterized protein MJ0006~PFAM: Molybdopterin oxidoreductase; Molybdopterin oxidoreductase Fe4S4 domain): MEKFIVEHTICPSCGVGCGLNIICIDGVPKGIYPYKRHPINEGKNCKNGRDSYKIVENRIKHPKTKKSEISWDDAFNLLSEKINEKDKIGILASGRLSNEEAETLKKLSEKIDAKAGFYTYNIPKQEYPSINIKDIENYKKIILIGDILNENPLLGRRVLHAQDNGAEIIYIGEKSRTMFNADKHGKSLEELEKFECNDSCLILFNKLENENDIKKIVNSGADFSPVFKECNARGVMEFIDPLTDEQLKKFIEEIELLWVMHADPLELECLESIDVDFLVVQTVEKNKTSEVADLVLPTSCWLEKNGTFTNSFGYTQKFSKIIEKPETVLDDEEIMKKFI; this comes from the coding sequence ATGGAAAAATTCATTGTAGAACACACAATTTGCCCATCCTGTGGAGTAGGTTGTGGTTTAAATATAATATGTATTGATGGAGTACCAAAAGGCATCTACCCTTACAAAAGACATCCAATAAATGAAGGAAAAAATTGTAAAAATGGAAGAGATTCATACAAAATTGTAGAGAACAGAATTAAGCATCCAAAAACTAAAAAATCTGAGATATCTTGGGACGACGCATTTAATCTATTATCTGAAAAAATAAATGAAAAAGACAAAATAGGAATTTTAGCATCTGGTAGATTAAGTAATGAAGAAGCTGAAACATTGAAAAAATTATCTGAAAAAATAGATGCAAAAGCAGGATTTTATACATATAACATACCTAAGCAGGAATATCCCTCAATTAATATAAAAGACATAGAGAATTATAAAAAAATTATACTTATTGGAGACATTTTAAACGAAAATCCTTTATTAGGCCGTCGTGTTTTACATGCGCAAGATAATGGCGCTGAAATAATCTACATTGGAGAAAAAAGTAGAACGATGTTTAATGCAGATAAACATGGTAAATCTTTAGAAGAATTAGAAAAGTTTGAGTGCAATGATTCCTGCTTAATACTTTTCAATAAACTTGAAAACGAAAATGATATTAAAAAAATTGTAAATTCTGGCGCTGATTTTTCACCAGTTTTTAAAGAATGTAATGCAAGAGGCGTGATGGAATTCATTGATCCATTAACTGATGAACAATTAAAAAAATTTATAGAAGAAATTGAATTACTTTGGGTAATGCATGCAGATCCTCTAGAATTGGAATGTTTAGAATCTATTGATGTTGATTTTCTTGTCGTACAGACAGTTGAAAAAAATAAAACTTCTGAAGTTGCAGACCTTGTACTTCCTACTTCTTGTTGGTTAGAAAAAAATGGAACTTTTACAAATAGCTTTGGATATACTCAAAAATTTTCAAAAATTATTGAAAAACCAGAAACAGTTTTAGATGATGAAGAGATCATGAAAAAATTTATTTAG